tatatgaaattttttatatgatcatAGGATGTTTGTAGAAAAGGATGTGTACAAAACCTTATCAAATTTCAATATGATATAATTATGTTTGAGAAAATCATACTATGGATGTTTGCAGTATCTGATGTTTACAATTAAATTGTAATCAAATTTGTTTTCAATGGCATGATTGTATAAATTCATATTATAAAAGTCCTATTATTATCAAATTATGAAGATACAATAGCATGATTgtgtaaaaatatattgtatAATAAAACTTGAACttctccacacacacacacacacacacacacacatatacatgtaaatTCACCAAAATTTGTATGCTGTCCACCGTCAGATTGACAGGGCATGATTAATAGTTGGAGAACAAACTTTAAAAGGGCTGTAAATTACAATCAAATTGcacaaaatcaataattttatttctgtACATTGTTTTTCCCTTCAACTCCATTTACATTTAAGCATTACATCTTCAATTACAGCCAGTGAGAATTTCATCTTCAAATTGTATCAAATCAAAGTTGGCAAGTAATTCTTGAGACCTTTAGCGCACACAAGCCTAGGCACTTCATGAGAGGGGACTGGATATTCGCTAGTGATTGTGGCTGGTGGTGGTTGGGAGTTCGCCAGCGGTGAGAAGCTTAAGATAGAGAGGGTTGTTGTGGGAGTTCTTGGGGGATGGAGACAAGGAAGACGACGGCTCTCGGGTGAAGACGACAAAAATGGGACTCTCTAGACGTTTAAATATTGGGTCCAGATCCTCTTTGGATCCGGATCCGTTAGGAACCTTAATATCCCCGTAATCATCCACGaagaagtttttttaataatatcctGAAGTTAATATCGCCATGTCAGCGCTTCAGACGGAAAATTGAACATCCGTTTGAGGGAGGGATTTACTTTTTCCAAATGTTAAAATAGAGGGACCCCTCaaggacaaattatattataggcagtggcggaaccaagggggggggcgagcgggggcttcagccccccctTGGCGCCGGAAAAGCCGTTGTTAAGCTAGCCTCGCCGGAGGTTGCCGGAGAAGGAAGCCCCCCCATCCGGGAAGAAACTCCACTCCAAATCTCCAATGGACCACTGCATAAATAATCTACACTTCTTGACGCGATGATGCCGAATTGTAGGAGTCGCCGGACATCCATCTACCGGAATCTAAGAGGAATGGATCATGGAGAATGAAGACTTGAAAAGTAACTAAGTGAGGAGGTGCTCAGGTGGAGCTCtggacaagaagaagaagctagtTAAATAGTCAAACTATAGAGAATAAAAATGCCAAAGTCAAAGAGAGATAAATGGTTACATGGGGTCAGTCTTCTCTTGAGAATATGTGGTGTAATGGTTTCATTGGCTTGGCTTGGGAGTTGGGACCTGGGTGTTTAAGTTAGGATCCGATAAGAAACACAAGTAGCCCATGTGATAAATCCGAATCCTCTCATTCTCATTGAATTTTGTTATCAGGTTATCGGATTTAAATTAGGATCCGAATCCAatacccaaatttttcattggTTGCCCTCAACGGCTCAAAATCAGCCCGTTGCTCTTACTCATTAGATAAATCCCTAGATCAAAAATTCCCTTCTCTTGGTAGTTTCTATCCATTGTATCCTCCAGTTAAAGTTTCATTAAGCCTCAACAAACAAGATCTTGACTCTTAAGTCTTGACTCCTTGAGCCTTGAATCCTTGATTCTTGGTGTTTCTCCAAAGTTCAAACTCCAAAGTGTAACTGTGTAAGCATTATGTGTTAGTgtgtgtaatttatttttaaattttttgtttgaattttttgttcATCATTCATCAGAGTCATGAAGCAgtgttatattgttttttttttttccagaaaaTCTCATATTCAAAGAATTTGGCTTTGACTCTTTGGGGATTGAGTTTGAAACTTGAGAGCCATTTTTGTAACTTGTAAGTATTTGTTCTTTTACTTAAGATTTGTATGAGCTTATTTACTTGAGAGCCATTTTTGTAACTTGTAAGTATTTGTTCCATGGACTTGTCTATGGAGATGCTATAAAAATCAGTCAAATTAAGATACATGattattgattaatgtgaaTGATTAAATGATTGATCATTGATAATGATAGTTACTTGAGTTGAATATATTAACAAAGCACTTAAGAACaccataatttttatattctcCAACTTGGCAACTTATATTGCAAGTTTGCAACAACATCTGTGATTCCGATCACTTCaacaaaaaaactgaaaaaaagaaacataaattttcagatttttcaaACTATGAGAATGAGCTATAAAGACCATGGATTGATTATTGATATTTGATAATAACCAACAATTGAATTGAGACATTTTCATTTGATAATATCCgatttttcagatttttcatTTGATTATTGACATTGGCTTGTATTGTCCGATGGTCATAGTCTTCAACTTTACAAGGTATCCTCATGTAATTAATGATCTGATTTGATAGGCAATTAATGAAACAAGGATTTGTGGTGTTCATTTTTCATAATAAgtcttttaattgattaaattgaattgattaaatgatttgatttgatgGCTCTGGTCATGAATCATGATCCACAATAGGTGGTATGAGAACTAGCATTCCATACCCCCATGACATTATCTAATAGAATATGCTAGGAAATAAGGAATGTGTTTATTTCTCATTTAGTAATCACTCATTAGATAATTTACATGAATCTATCAAATCTATAGCATGCACTCTTAGTAATCACTCATTGGATAATTTACATGAACACATaattttcttctcagaatgaaCTTGGTTTTATTTGATCCAACACTTGCTTATTTGTGTATGTAACACATCATTTATTCCctgattattaatattttgcttattgacctttatgattaatttattggGTTTTAATGTTTAATGCAATTGTGAATAGCCTTATAGCCATATTTCCTTGAGGCTGATATAAAAATAACCCTATAGTGGGTAGTTAGAAACTTATGTTATTGTCCAAATTTTCCTTAGAGATAGTCAAGTGTTTTGCTTTGAATaagaacaacatcaacatataACCATATCTAGATAAGTATTGGAAGAAAACACTACTTAAGTTGTTGTACTAGATGATCATCCAGGGGagaaataaaatcttaatatatattatataatgcaCAAACTTTGAGAACAATGATAAGGCTGAAGAACATAAATAGCATGGTGTGCTTTGGGTGGGAATTTTGTTGGACTGCActctatttcttatttattaaatttagttgtttgtttaatttaaattaattatcaattgtTGGACTACACTCTATGCTTTGAAATGAATTACAAATATTATTGCCTTTGAATATTTagttactattttcttatcaattgtatttatacatgtttattttGGTCTTTGGATAATGGATAGCATTATACACTTTCATAGCCAATTGGACatggataattttttaattaaacgaCCACGGAGTGAAGAGTCATCCAATTGTCCGAAAGCACCACTGAGCTCTGGATCAAGTGAGAAAAACACCGATGTGAATTTCAATTCAAATGACATCATTAGTGATCCAGGACTAAGAAAGCCGATTGAAGACTTTGATATCGGGATTAGAGATCAAGTACGAAGGGAATATTTAACTAGAGGCCCCTGTCAACCAACTGGCCATAGTTTTCCATAAAAGGAGTATGGCAAACAAAGGAGGAGTTTTCAGGATGCATGGTTTAAACAATATCCATGGTTGGAGTACAGTGTGACAAAAGATTCAGCATATTGTTTTTGGTGTTACCTTTTCACACCTAGTAGGGGAAATTGAATAAGAGAAGATGCATTTACTAAAAAAGGGttcaataattggaaaaaaagcaTTAGAAAAACTTGTAGAGCATGTTGGTGCTGTGAACAGTGTGCATAATGACGCAAGAGTACAATTTCAGAGTTTCCAAAATCAAAGGCATAGCGTGTCACACCAATTGGCTACACATTCACAAGAGATGGAGGTTGAATATCATACTCGTTTAACAGCTGTTTTAGATGTGACGCGTTTTCTATTGAAGCAAGGTTTGCCTTTCCGTGGACATGATGAGTCCTTGAGCTCCTTGAACAAGGGTAATTTCCTTGAGCTACTCGAGTGGTATAGCCTGCGGAATGATAAGGTTTTTAGGGTGGTTAATCAAAATGCTCCAGcaaataatcaaatgacttcGCCGAAAATTCAGAAGGAGTTAGCAAATGCTTGTGCAACAGAGATTACATGTGCTATTGTTGATGATATAGGAGATaagtatttttctcttatgATTGATGAAGCCCGGGATGTGTCAGTGAAGGAGCAAATGGGAGTTGTTTTGCGCTATGTGAGTAAGAATGGGTATGTGATAGAGAGGTTTCTTGCTATGGTTCATGTGCCAGATACATCGACTATTTCATCGAAGAATGCcattgattgtttatttgcTAAACATAGGGTTATCTCTTTTCAAGGCCGAGGGGACAAGGATATGATGGGGCTTTAAATATGCGAGGAGAATTCAGCGGTTTGAAGGCACTTgtcctaaaaagaaaaatccataCATAAAGGTATATCCATTGTTTTGCTCATCAGCTCCAATTAGTGATTGTTGCTGTTGCTAAAGACAATCGAATTGTGagtgatttttttcaatatgttaCTATGATTGTTAACACGGCGGGGGCATCTTGCAAAAGGAAAGACCAACTTCGGCAACATCACCATGACAAGTTAGTTGAGCAATTGGAGAAGGTAGAGATAGCCAGTGGTAGAGGACAAAATCAAGAATCCAGTTTAGCAAGACCGGGTGATACTCGTTGGGGATCGCATTACACTACCATTCTCCGGTTAATCTCAATGTGGACTTCAGTGTTAAATGTCCTTCAAAATGTGCATGATGATGGTGCTTCTAATGACAATAGAGGCATAGCGgcaagtttgattgaaaaaatggagaattattaatttgtgtttgtgatgtATTTGATGAGGCGTTTGTTGGGAATAACAAATGAGTTATCACTTGCCTTACAACAAAATgatcaaaatattgttcaaGCAATGTGTTTGATTGAAGCTGTAAAGGCTCAGCTTCAAGACTTAAGGGAGACAGGATGGGAGGCATTTTTGGAGCAAGTTAGATCTTTTTGTGAAGGAAACTCTATCCCGGTGCCTAATATGGAGGATCATATGCGAATCCGTGGTCGTTCTAGATGGGAAGGGCAAGTCATTACTCATTTTCACCATTACCGCGTTGAAATTTTCTGTGAGGTTAGTATTCTTTATATTCATTTgtaaatctcattaatttagtttcttagaaatatttgtaattttattattgtggcAATGTTAGGTCATTGATTTGATTGCACAAGAAATGCAAAACCGCTTCCCAGAAACTAGCACAGAGTTACTTCTTCTTCTGTCATGCCTTGATCCAAGGGACTCATTCTCCAAATTCAACATCCATAAGCTACTTCGTCTTGCAGAACTTTATCCCGAAGATTTCACAATGACTGAACGCATGATGCTTGAGGATCAACTTGCTACTTTTATTTATGATGTGCTGCATGATCcagattttataaatgttggggACTTAGGAGGTTTTGCTAGGAAGATGGTTGAGACAggtaaacatattatttttccaCTAATTTATCGCCTTATCGAGTTGGCATTGGTTTTACCAGTTGTGACAGCTACTGTTGAGAGGGTGTTTTCGGCGatgaatattgtgaaaactGACTTACGTAATAAAATGGGAGACGAGTGGATGAATGATAGCTTGGTTGTCTATATTGAGCGGGAGGTTTTTGCAACTATAGACAATGAAGCAATTCTACAACGTTTTCAGAAAATGCAAACTCGGCGGATGCAGTTACCTCCTCTTAGTCTGACCCACATGCCTCACATTTCTAGCACTAACGCTGGCATCGGCTCTAGTTCAAGCATGCATAAATAGCTATTGTATGTTTTTCCCAATTATGTATTCAAAGTGTggttgtttaataaaaaattttattacctCATTATTTACATTTCGAATAAATACTTATTtagatgtatttatatatatatattttttgaattagcCCCCCTATTAGTAAATCCTGGTTCTGCCACTGATTATAGGGATCAAAGGGGCaaattgactatattagagggactaaataagGTATGTGACATTAGGTGGGCCAATGATGATGTATCACAAGGTGTTGGCATGTGACATTAGTTGTTCTATTATAACCAGTTCGCTGAAGCAGCCTGTTTGATAGACAGCCCAATACTGTTTTTCagccttcttcatcttttttccTTCTACTCATTTGTTTCTCATTTGGCTGAGCACCtcaaattgagaaaaaaattttcaatgacCATTCCGGCGAATCAAAGCATCCATTATCCtcctctcatcctcttgagCGCGATTaggcttcgatccaaggtttttctttcGTATTCtctagtatttttttgtttttgaaaatattcaaaaacctaaaaatacaTCATGGTTTGGGTTGattttaggctcaaatcgaagccatGGCCTTTGTTATTCGcttgtgtgaatgtttgtaCAGAAGTTTCTTATTTAGGTGTTGTAAACCGGGAGAAAACCTTTGTTTTAGGGCCAGTTTTTATTGTAACAATTTCGTGGTTACTGTAGTAATCACGATTTTACTGTAGTATAGACAAgctttacttgtttcttttaattttgtggattagagtgaagctcTAACCCTTAGGACTTCATTGAtaacctttagacctagctttgagccaaccctaggatcgatttagggttgtttggtagaaggaacctagggtttctttacttggatttttgtattaatatttgatGTTGTTTATTGTGATTGGCAAGAAGGTGAAGCATTAGCTCATGGCAAAGGTTTAGCTTGCGAGGAAGTGAAATCGTCAATCTTGTGAGTGGGACTACTAAGCATGACTCTATTAGAAGATTacccatatttatatgtttatataatctatcTTGCTTAATGAGTTTTTGTGGATTATTATGATTGCTTTTGAGAAGTTTTAACCCTGGAAGGAGTTTATTGATTTGtgcttcttttatgcaatttgtgttcaaaggaaagaatttcagtgttgtttcttgtgttgaattatgtaaattgatttgtgttaaaagcttgagttttgcttatgcttttatcatttccttatAAAAATGGCTgaggtattgttgttgttagtTATTGTGTTGGGTATTGTACTCCGTGCGGAGTTgtgcttattgttgagtttgtatggtaataccctactacagtaggtGGTCTCCAcgaccggctgattactacaAGTGttagttcaggtgggagtgtagagtccTGACttgatattcatcgggtagtcGTTGTCATCAtgcggtgaaccgatgggtcaatgtCAATGGCATGAGTATTTTGATAGCTCTAAATCTACCTGCGGTCGCGGTGAAAGTTTAGGGAGGTTTTTAGACCACTTTATGCCGAGTGAGTTTTGAGTGTTGCTTTATTCTGGGTTGAGATTTATTCAGATTGTTTCTTTGTAGTGTCATGTTGAATTTGTGGTGAGTGGGCGAAGCCCAATTGtagctcttaggagggcagtctcccataaatttgatttaaCACTAGTATTTTGTTTACTTATTGTGAAACTcatgttatttactttgttatacttataaatgagaactattttgatttacatgtttattatGGAAGCTTTGCTTCATGATTGGCTTACTCCTATAATTTGAAACTCTATATTCAGTATTTTCACACTTTGGtattctaaaaccctaattgagGTAGAATACCTTCTTATTTCATCTTTCTTGctattttgtattaaagtttgctattatatgtattaatgtgctaaactagttattttattttaaaaaggcTTATTTGGAGATTTACGtcattattgtggtatatttttattaaagttgTGCTAatctcccctcactgagtaacgttAGTTGCTCATCCCTCTTTCCTCTTCCAAGCTTTTTGCAGGTAGTAAGTGCGGCGGTGTGGCAGTGTGTTGAGCATTTACTACTATTTTATCTTCTATGTATcttttcagttcatgtatgtttattttttgtcatagacatgttgtttgacttatggatccactagtgtgtagtaAACCTTATTGCATAGTTTTGTatctaaacaactcttaaacccTTGGTGTATTAACTGtgtgctgttgttgttgttgcttccctGTGCATTTATGAACCCTTctaattctatttattattgtggttgCTGTTGTTGCTACTTCTGCTATGTATCagtgaaaatattattgtttccaGGTTGTTGGTTAGCCTTGCGGCgcctcgagggttgagtggtggagtGTCTCTCCTCGAGATCGTCGCGGTGGTTGTCGTGTTCCGTGGGCTTACGGGTCGGGGCATGACATGTTCCGTCGCTGCCTTCACTGTCTTTCAAGAGAAAAATATTGAAGGCTGTAAAAATTatggaaagaaattaaaaacaaaatctataaatatctattttttttaaaaaaaaaaatatacaaaaccttTTTTATTGAAAGGTGTGATTTtagttttctcattttttttttcttctcctttgattCCAACTCATGTCCAAACCCTCCAATTCCATCTCAAGGTTTGCTTGATTCGTGGAATAAGAATGTGGTAACGGAAATGAGAATATGAAAGGTAATGAGAATGAAAAACGTAAGAAGAGAGAAgggataaaattatttttataccttgtaactcaaaaaaataatatttatatataaaatagtgAGTTATGTgtaatgattttataattactataaattttaatttatgacatataattaaatatccttattttaatgaattatttttattaaataaacatcattattgattttaattaagataattaactactttaaataaataattttcatttattgaatattcaagaattattcattttaattaatataattaaatatattaattattatttgttttaattattataattaattatctaaaGTAAAACATCACGTTAATAATTACTtggtttaattattataattaattatttaaattaatgatttgtATTTAATGAAGTACATCAcaaggggtaaatttttttttttcatacctATTACCCCCTTCTTTATTCTCCCCATTCTCCCCATTTATGCCCCATGGATAATGACGTGGAAACCCAGGGAAGGGAATGATTATTTagaatgcatatcaaatatggGGATGCGAATGTGTAATTCCCCTATGAGGAGGAATCATTTTGGTAATCCAAACACACCCAATTCCATTAAATCCATTACCAAAaagttgtaatatt
The DNA window shown above is from Dioscorea cayenensis subsp. rotundata cultivar TDr96_F1 chromosome 12, TDr96_F1_v2_PseudoChromosome.rev07_lg8_w22 25.fasta, whole genome shotgun sequence and carries:
- the LOC120273164 gene encoding uncharacterized protein LOC120273164 codes for the protein MEVEYHTRLTAVLDVTRFLLKQGLPFRGHDESLSSLNKGNFLELLEWYSLRNDKVFRVVNQNAPANNQMTSPKIQKELANACATEITCAIVDDIGDKYFSLMIDEARDVSVKEQMGVVLRYVSKNGYVIERFLAMLQLVIVAVAKDNRIVSDFFQYVTMIVNTAGASCKRKDQLRQHHHDKLVEQLEKVEIASGRGQNQESSLARPGDTRWGSHYTTILRLISMWTSVLNVLQNVHDDGASNDNRGIAATVKAQLQDLRETGWEAFLEQVRSFCEGNSIPVPNMEDHMRIRGRSRWEGQVITHFHHYRVEIFCEVIDLIAQEMQNRFPETSTELLLLLSCLDPRDSFSKFNIHKLLRLAELYPEDFTMTERMMLEDQLATFIYDVLHDPDFINVGDLGGFARKMVETGKHIIFPLIYRLIELALVLPVVTATVERVFSAMNIVKTDLRNKMGDEWMNDSLVVYIEREVFATIDNEAILQRFQKMQTRRMQLPPLSLTHMPHISSTNAGIGSSSSMHK